The genomic stretch CTCTCCCTCGCACTCGGTGATCGGACCTGTGCCCCTACGCGTCCTCCAATGACCTGAGGCTCAGGCTCCGGCCTCCACCCTGACCTGGCCGTCCCCAGCCATACCAGGGGGGCCAGTCCCGGCCTGGGCACCCAGGGAGAGAACTAAGGTGCTCGGGCAGACCCCTTCCTGGCGAGGCAGGCCACACAGTGGTGAAAGGAGGGGCAGCGTTGCCCCCGCCCGCGCGCCCGGGCTCACGGCGCCCACCGCCCACCCAATGGTTTCAGATCATCCGTCAGGTCCAGGCCGCGTTCCCCTTCTTCAGGGACGATTACGAAGGCTGGAAAGACTCCATCCGCCACAACCTCTCCTCCAACCGGTGCTTCCGCAAGGTGGGGCAGGGCGAGGGTCAGAGCCTGGGAGCGGGACGCCGGCGGAAATCCTGATATCCGGGGTCGTGCAGCCCCACCCAAgactgctcccctcccccaccaggtgCCCAAGGATCCCGCGAAGCCCCAGGCCAAGGGCAACTTCTGGGCGGTCGATGTGAGCCTGATCCCGGCCGAGGCGCTGCGGCTGCAGAACACGGCCCTGTGCCGGCGCTGGCAGAGCAGGGGCGCGAGGGGAGCCTTCGCCAAGGACCTCGGCCCCTACGTGCTGCACGGCCGGCCCTACCAGCCGCCCAGTCCCCAGTCGCCGCCCTGCGAGGACTTCAGCATCAAGTCTCTGCTAGGGGGCTCCGGGGAGGGGACGCCGCGGAGCAGCCCCAGTCGGTCAGGCTCAGAGCGCTCAGGGGAGGGAGAGCTGCCTGCTGCACTCCCGCCCTCTGAGAAGCCTCTGTGGCCCGTCTGCCCCCGCCCAAGGCCCATCAGGGCAGAGGGGAAGACTTCCCAGGGGGAAAACAGCAGGCCCTCCATCCTGTCCcctgagcccagggcctggcctctCCACTTACTGCAGGGCACCGCAGACCCCGGGGTTCTCTCTGGTGGAGGTCACAGGGCCTCGCTGTGGGGGCAGCTGCCCACCTCCTACTTGCCCATTTACACTCCCAACGTGGTGATGCCTTTGGCCCCACTGccacccacctcctgcccccGGTGCCCTCCCTCCACCAGCACAGGCTATTGGGGGGTGGCCCCGGAAACCCATGGCCCCACAAGGCTGCTCTGGGATCTAGATGCTCTCTTCCAGGGGGTGCCACCCAACAAAAGCATCTATGATGTTTGGGTTAGCCACCCCCGAGACCTGgctacccccaccccaggctggctGTTCTCCTGGTATGGCCTGTgatgctcccagggcaggggctgcTTTCCTCTGCCACCCTTAGGCTTGTTGAGGAGAAACCAAGGTCTGTGTGACCCTGGCAGCCTGAGACAGAGGCACCAGCCACGCTGAGAGTCCACTTGTTTATTGGCTGCCCCAGAAGAGCTATGGCCCAGCAGGGCATCACCCTAGAGGCAAGGCTGGATGGAGCAGGGCTCTACCTGGAGTagcccttcctttccccttcctggCCCCACCTTCTCCAACTCTccttccatctatccatccatccatccatccatcaccaGCTGTCACCTCCCCTCCCTGgcttgggctgggggagggaaacCTAATGGGGCTCCAGCCTAAAGCCCTGTCCTCCCTCAGCTGTTGCCTGGGAAAGAGGAAGCACCTTTGGGGGGAAGGGGATCGAGAATGGAGACTCTACTTGGctttggtgatggtggtggggaggtAACAGTAAAGGAATAGACATTTCAACCCAAGTCTAATGTGATGATGGGATAGTGACTCTGGTGACCACTTGGCCGCGGTCTGCATCTGCGGCCCTGGGATCCCCTGCTGTGCACCGCGATAACAGCAGATGGTGATACGGGGGCGGGGGAGGTGTGATCATTACCCCAGGCAGAGCACTCCTCCAgggtgggagaagagggtgggctccggcagtgggggggggggggggggggcagcggCCCCCAGAGATCAAGGAAGTCATGAGGAAATAGGGATTTTGCTGCCTCTGCCCGCAGAGATGTGACCCAGGCTCCTTGGGCAGGACTAGGAAGGCAGGTCCTCCGGCGGTGCCAGGGCCAAGCTGGAGCCGCTGTCTAAGCCGGGGCTTGGAGGGCTGCCGGGCGACGGCGTGGGGGTGCAGGGGGTCCCGGAGAGTGGTGTGTCGGTACTCAAGGAGGAGGGTGTCCTGGAGCGGGGGGCCCTGAGGGGCCTAGCCGGCCCCAGCTCCACTCGGCTCACACGCTCGGCGAACTTGAGCGAGCACACCGTCTCGCCGAGATCCTCGGGCCGCGTGGAGATCTGCGGGTAGCAGCGCTGGTAGGCATGCCCTGGTGGGCGGCGCCTGGCATGCAAACCACACCCCCGCGGGCCGCCCCGCCCACCTGCAGCAGCAGCACCGCCGTGGCGCCTGGGCCCAGCGCCGGCTGCAGCAGCCGTGTGAGCTGCGAGTCACGGAAGGGCACGTGGGGCCGGCGGGCCCGCAGCGCGGCCATCACGCCTCCCAGCGCCAGCAGCGAGCGGTTGATGGTCCGAGCCTCCCGTAGACGCTGGGCGCCGTCCCGGTCTTCCTGAGATCTACTGGCCGCCCCCGCCTTCCAGGCGCGCTCGGACCCCGCCAGGTCGACGAGGTGCAGCGTGCCTGCAGGGGCGAGCGAGCCGGGCGTGGACGGAGGCCCAGCGTGGGTGCAGCAAGGCCCCCGCAGGGCTCAGGCTCCGAGGTACCTGCGGTGCTGGTACCGCGCGATGGGGACGCTGTGCGCAGTGTCAGTGTGACCAGGGCGTGCGAGCGAGAGCTGCGCTGGTTCATGGCTGTGGCGGCGGTGGCCCGGTTGCTCCTCCCCAGGCTCAGCATCTGCAGGATGGGCGGACAAGGGCTGGCCTAGGGCGGGGCCCGCGCCCCCGGTGCGGGTAAGGGCGGGGGCTAGGAGAGCTGCGGGGCCCCACTGGGCAGCCTCACCTGGTGCAGAGACTCCAGGCTGGGCACGTCCCAGTGGGTGAGGCCAGCCACCTGGACTCCCCCCTGGCCTGCTGGGCCCTGCCTCACTGCCAGGCGCTGGGGAGGCCCTGGGGCAAGGAGGTCCCTGGTGAGAAAGGGCAGGGCTCCGttgggggggctgggggtggagacaGAAGGGGTTGGGGCTGGGGGCAAGGCGGGAGGCACCAGGTGCCCCTGACCTGACAGCCTCGTTGTAGATCTCCACCATGCTGAGGGTCACGCGGTGCTGCCCGCCTGTGCCCATCTCCCGGAACAGTGACTGCAGTGCCCTAGGAGCGATGCCGGGGTCCTCAGGCGGGCCCTGGGGATAGCGTGGGGTGCCTCAGCAAGCTCACATCCCAGCCCCTGGCTCCAGAGCTCCCCAACTACACCCTTTCCCACCTCCATGCTGTAGGTCTTCCCCGTCCCTGTCTGACCGTAGGTGAAAATGCAGACACTGTAGCCCCCAAGGCAGGACAGCACAGCAGACTCCAGCTCCCTGAAGACCTAGGGGTGCAAAGGGTTTGGAAGGGCCCTAAGCCTGGGGCAAGATGTGACCATAACTTGATTCTCCTGGGAGGAGACTGGCTTTAGGGGAACGTGGGGGAAGCGAGGATCTCCCAACCGACAGAGGAGGCTCCCTGGACAAGGTGGCATTTGCAAGAATTTGCCAGCCAAAGAGGGAAGGAACATGACAAATAGCAGGAACAGAGTAATACGGTCCTGACGACTGACTGCTTGGGAGACTTGGGGGTGTAGCAGTCAAGGGTCCAGACCCTGGGCTCAacggccaggttcaatccctaggtgggatTGGAGGCAAATCTCTCATCTTTTCCTCTGCAAGGTGGGGACTGTAGTGGCacctgttgtgaggattaagtgagaacaTGGAAAGAGGGCTAGTGCAGCACGTGGCATGTGATGGATGAACCCAGAGGGCCCATGGCTGGGGGGAGGCAGCAGCCAGGATCCTGAAGCTGGGCCCTGGGCGGGTGCACAGAGACAAGTGAAGGGGACATGGAGCTGGGACTTGGCATCCTGCTGGCAGCTGGACACCAGCAGCAGCCTCCTGAGCAATGACATGGTCAGCTTCCATGCCCAGAAGGCATCTGGTAACTGAGTGGGGAGCCAGTGCTGTCTGAAATGTTGACCGCCAGACGCTAGAGCAGAAGCCAGAACAGCCAGTGaggtggctgagactccatggcTAGAAAGGAGCGCTGTGGGTGCCCCTGCAGAGGCGTGGCACACAAGGGAGGGGCTCAGCGCCTGTGACTCTCCTCCAGAACCACAGGGCCCTGTCCACCCGGGAGACAGTGCACAAAGGGGCCCCTGAGGGCTGCAGACGGCACGGAGGCTGAAGACAGGGTAGGGGTGCTGTGGGGTCGATGGACGTAGGTGGCAAACAGCTGTGGTGCCCCAAATAGTGAAAGAGGGAGCCCTGGCCGCCTGCCAGGCACTCTCATCACCGTCTGTCCCCGTGAGGCCACCACAGTCTGATGTCTGACAGCTGTGCCTCTCACCTCACCCTCCCAGCTCTCAGCCTCGTTCCTGAGCTACTGGGAAGCTCCAGCTGCACAGTGTGTGTGCATTGGAGAGGGTGTGTGGGAAGCAAGGTGGCAGGCGCTGGGGCTTTAGCCTCTGCTTTCTAGCTCCCTGGGTCTGgcaggaaaggggaggagggcaggatcTGAGTAGGGCACTGGGAGAGCCCTGGTGCTGGAAGCTCACCTGTGCTCCCCACTCCCCCAACCACAAAGCAAGGAGGGGTACCCCCCTCAGAGCGGGCCAAGCTGAATGCTGGGCCAGGGAagtggacagccagggaagcctgggggacGGAGGTACCCGGGCACAGCAGGGCCGCAGCTGTGCCCTGCAGCCCCGCGGGACTGTCACTCACGCATGCTCTCCTGGCACAAAGttacttttgaaaatgttaatcTTCCTTTAAGCCATAATCTGTCTTCCCCAGCCTGCAAGAGCTTGGTGGGCAGATGCAAAGGAAAAACCCTGGGAGGAAAGCAGGTGCCCAGCTAGGATGCCGGCCCTGCTCCCAAGCCCCAtggctcccttcccttccttgctGGAGTCCAACCACCCTCTCTCCTAGGAGGGCGGACAGACAGGAGCCTCCTCAGGACTCCAGAGGATCTGAGAGACAGTCGACACAGATCCAAGGGTGGAGCATCACCTCCTCCTGGCTGGCGTGCGGAGGGAAGACCCAGTCTAGGCGGAAGCGACGCTGGTGCCCTCGATAGCAGGTAGTAACAGTGCCACCTGGGCCGGGCTCTAGGCTCACCAGGCTGGAGGGTGTCCCTGGCCTCAGGCGACACAGCACACGAATGTTTCCTGGGGTGGAGATCAGGTCCAGGCGCTGCCTCCTGGGTCCTGAAGTGTGAAGAGCCTCCACGTCCCCAACCTCTGCCACTCCAGCCCTTTGCTCCCCAGACCTGCTGTACCTTTGAGCTCCAGCAGCCGCCCTGGGCATCCGGGGAGAGGCCCCTGCGGCGCCTCCGCGAGTTGAGTCCCAGCCCCATCAGCTGACAGTGCCCCCAGAGCCCAGGAAACCTGGGGGAACAGAGATGTGAGGGAGGGGAGGCAGTGGAAACAGCTGGGGGATGCGGTGCTGAGGGCAGGATCTACTACGTGGCCCAGCTGTGGTGATCTACTGCTTTCTGTGGCTTCAGGCCCCGGGGACAGGGGAGGATCTCTCAGTGATCTGGGATGGAGCTCAGGGACCTGAGGAGAATGCTGGCTCCTGGCAACCCTGTGAGAGATCCACTGTCACCCCAGTCTGCACAGGACACAGTcactctggctccagagcccctaGTCTCCATCAGAGCAGATAACACCCTGGGACTGGAAAGGAGGCAGGGACAAGGGCTCCCCAAAGGAAGGCCAGTGAAAAGGCTGCCAGAGAGCAAGCGCGAGGGAGGGAGCAAGTGGTTCTGACCTGTCCCTGGGCTTCGCTCAGAGAACCCTGGCAGCTCTGGGTAAAGGTGCTGACGAGTCCCCGGAGGTCCCCGCAGCCCTGACGCAAGCTGGCCATGCGAGCACGAAGTCCTGTGGGGGAGGCCGTGGTGAGGGGAGGCCAGACCCCACACCTTGCCATGCGCTCCACAGCCCCGGAGCTTACCTGCCAGCTGCCCTCGCATCTGCTGCAGCTCCCTCCTGCAGTTCTGCTCAGTCTCCTGCTGGAGCTGCCGGAGGGCCCCCTGAAGGCCCTGCAGCTGCACCTCCTGCACCCCTAGCtgccccccacccaaccccacccctGTCACTGAGGAAGCAGGCACTTACCAGGCTCTGCCTCAGACACCCCCTTCCCAGCGCCCCAGACTTCCCAGCCCCTGGGCCCCATGCCCACCTGGACTCGGAGGGCTTCCGTGGTGTCCTGGGCTTCTTGAAGCCGCCCCCGAAGCTCCAGCAGGGCTTCTGCCTTCTCCTGCAAGGGGAGTCGGAGCCAGTCAAACTgtggaggcaggaggcaactgGGGGGTGCACTCCagctgccccattttacagatgagaaagttaaGAGAGGGTTGCAAAGCTGGTCACACATCCGTGCCTCCCAATTCCATGCAAGGGTCCATTCCCCCAGTCCTTCTGCTCCCCTGGGGTCAGCCACTGGTTTATTtgcagcattcaaactcttagtgaGACACGTGGAATctaattccctgcccagggatggaaATGGGCCTCCTGCatggggagtgcagagtctcagccctGGGAGCACCACGAAGGTCTCCTGAACAGGGCTACCATGCAGTTGCTGCCCACAGTCTGGGCCCAGGTCTGAAGGGTCAGAGGGGGAGTCCTGAGAAAGCATGGGCAGTGCTGCTAAAGACCAGGTGTGCGGGAGCCCCAGGCTGCAGCGATGGTCACAGCTGAGAAGCAGGATACCTGGGGGGCCCTGGTGTGGGGGGCAGGGCCCCAGTGCAGCAGGAGGTCCCGAGTAAGGCTCAAGCTCTGTTTCAGGGCTTTGTTCTCCAGAGTCAGATGCTGAACCCTTTTCTCTGAGTCTGTTGCTCCCTGGGAGAGAAGGAAGTCCTCAGGACTCCCCTGGAGGCTGGGGCCCTCTGTGGGCCTTCGTCCAGCCCCCATCCAGCAGCCTCACCACTCCCAGGCGCAGCtggcccagctcctcctcctgatGTTCCAGCTGCTGCTTCAGCTCTTCCAgctggaaaggagggaggggcaccGAGTGGAACACCTTCTTCCAGGCCCCTCCCAGACTCCCAGGCCCTTCCCAGATGCCCAGGCCCCAGCTGCTCTGGACTCCTCACCTGTCCAAGGATGAGCTGTTCCAGCCGCTGCCAAGCCCTCTGGTCCTCTTCCAGCTGAGGAGGCTGTTGCCCCTGGGCCTCCCCCCTTGGTGAAAGGGAAGGGCTTTCTTCTTGCAATGGGgatcctggggtggggtggaCCCAGTTAGAACAGAAAAGCTCTGTGGCCTGAAAGGGGGCACCTCACATCTGGCTGCACGGGTTCTGGGGGGCACCAACCCCTGGATAGATTCCCTCTTCAGCTCACTACTCCTTACGCACCAGCAGGAGGAGGGTGCTGCACCCCTGAGACAGGCTGCATCCCCTGGGACAGGGCCTGCCTGCCCCTGGGACTTCGAATCCATGCCAGGAGAGCCAAGAATTGACCAGTCACCGTTAACAGTTGGGGAACATCACCGGGCTGGGAAAGAAACAGATATCAAAGCGGAGAAGAATGGGGGCCGGGTGGAGGGAAAACAGGGATGGATGGTGGTCAGAGGACCTGCAGAGACAGAACAGGTGGCTGGAGAAGTTTCAACTGCTCACCTTGCTCAGGTCGGGAGGAGTCCCAAAGCTCTCTTCCGCCCCCAGCTGGACTGACAGGAACTCGGCAAGACGCACGAGAGCCTCTTCCAGGGAGACCTCCGCCGGACAGCGCTCGGCTCCCCCTCCCGACCCATCCTCGGCCTCCGAAGAGCCTGCGAAGCCAGGGAGCAGGATGGGGAGGCGCGCTGGGTCTTGTGTCGGACGCTAGGCCACCAGCTGGCGCCTGCCAGGTCCCTCCCTGCATCTCTCAGTAGTGTTCCCGATGCACCAACAGTACCTACCGACCAGGCCGGTCAGCTCTGTCCACAGCTCTGCGGTTGGCTGGTCGGCGCGGCGGCGACTCCCGGGCTTACAGCGGGCGCTCTAGGGAGGCAGCAGGGGAGAGGCCCTGAGGAGAGGCCAGGTAGCCCGTGGGGTCCCTGCCTCCGGGGACTGAGCCCGGGGGCTGGCGCCGGGCTCTCAGCCTCCAACACCAGAGAAGGGATCTTCGGCACGGGCCCTCCCCCGCGTCAGCGCCCTGGGACCTGAGAACCGTTCTCGGGAAGAGGGTAGCCGGCAGAGCCGAGCGCTCCCCCGCTCACCTGGGCCGGGTTTCCAGCGTCGGCGGCCGTCGCGGCCCCGCCATCCCTACGGAAGAGGCTGTAGAAGATGTAGATGAGCAGCGAGTAGAAGGCGTACATGGGAGCGCGGGGCGGCAGAGGGCCCGGCTTCACGCCGCCCCGCGTCCCCGCGCCGACACCGCGCCCGCCCGCCGCAGAGCCCGCGCGCATGCTCCGGCGGCCGCCCCCTCGGCGCAGCCCCGCACCCTCTTCCAGCATCCCTACCACTCCTCCGCGAAGGACCACGCGCAGCGTCAACCCTCAGAGGCTGCTACCCGCAGGCGTCCAACCTCCCTACCCGCGAAGCCCCTGCTAGGCCCCTCCCCTCAAGGCCCGTCCTCGGCCCtgtccaggccccgcccccgcccttcCTCAGCCCCGCCCCTAAaagcccctccccgcccctgcccctaCCTTAGCCCCCTCCCCTCACCGCCCCTTCTTCGGCCCCTCCCCTCACCGCCGCTTCCTcagcccctcctctccccgcccctccccgccccttccttcactgctccttcctcgagccccttccctccctccaaacCACGGACTTGCGCGTCCCATCCCAAGCTGAGACCCACTTCCTCCCAGCCCCGCCCTTCTCTCACGTCCATCTGGCCCCATCTCTCCCAGGGGCCAGACTCCAtggccccgcccccccccaaccGCTCTAGCCGCCGCTCTTCTCGTTGGTCGGCGCTTGGTCGCCGCAGGCCGGGCGCGAGAGGCGGAGCAGCCGCCCGAGGGCGGTGCGGTGGGCTGGTCTGGGCCTCCAGCGCGCCGCTGCGTCGCGGTCGCGCGGCTCAGCGGCCTGAGTGCTGGGCTGTCGTTCATTCCCGACCGGGTTCCGAGGACGGCACCTCCCAGAGCGCAGGGCCCTGCACCCTGGCTTGGGTTCCAGGACGCCAGAGATAACGCCCACCCAGCCCGGCTCCTCACCGCATTTTCCCTTCCCGGCCGATTTAGGCCCTTCTTCCCCAAGGTTGTGGCGTCAGGGCTCCCTCGAGTTTCGGATGAGCTTATAACTCAAAAATGGGACTCTGGAACCTGGGAGTCCTGAAGAGACACCCTTAGGGCTCCCCGTTGCCGGCTTCTACATTCTTCTCCAAAGTTGAGGATCCCTTTCCTGTCCCCTTAAACTCACTACCGCCTGAGGTGTCATGGCCCCCAGGCCAGGGGGCGAGTGGAGCTCCGCCCTGTCCCACCTGGCGCTGGGAGTAGTGTCTCTGCACGCAGCCCTGAGCACTGCCCAGGTGAGTACATTGGGGCAGGGCAAAGGCGTAGCCTACTCCCAAATTCCTAGAGGATGGTGGGAGGTAAGTGTGTGGGCCAGGCTTCTGTGAGACCCCCAGACCCTCCCCTGCTTAAAGGGAGGTCCTGACCTCTTTTACCCACATTTCCGTTCCCTGTGTTGACAGGCAAATCGAGGGGCCGCTGCTGGTTTCTTGCTCCAGGCCCTGGCCGCCGCCACCATGCTGGCTTCAGGGCTGGGCACGGATGAAGACTGTCTTGCTGGAACCTGGGTGGCCACTGTCATTGGCCTGCCCCTTCTGGCCTTCGACTTCCACTGGGTGAATGGGGACTGCTCCTCCGCCAACCTGCTTCTAGGAGGAGGCATGGTGCTGGCAGTGGCTGGTGACCACCTTGGTGCTGAGGGCCGCTCTGTGGCTGGTCAGGCAGTGGTGCTGGTGGTCGCAGTGACTATCCTCATTGTGGCCGTTTTCACAACCAACTCTTATGGAATGTGGGGGGGTGTGATGCTGGGTGCTGCAGGTCTTCTGAGCCGGCTGGAGGAGgacagactgctgctgctgctgccaaagGAGGACATCTGTCGCTGGGCCCTGGCCGGGGGCAGCTGGGCCTACCACCGGGCCCTGCACACACAGCGCCTACAGTGGGAGTGATGGCTGGAGACTGCAAGGCTTGGCTTCTGCCCAGCTACCACCTTCTCGCGAGTGATAGACTCTCCTTCCTAATGCCAGCTTTCTGCAGATTGTCTCCCTCTCTGGCTCAGTGTGAGGACTCGCCCAAAACGAAAATGAGGGGGACCGGGTCCCAGGCACGTTCTCAGGCTTGATTTTGGGCAGGCCATGGTTGTGGATCCAGAGAGAGGCTTGGTCTCCAATAAACCTTAGGGATTTAGCAGGAATATGGACTCTGACTCTTCTTTAGACAGGTTGAGGAGTCCTGCAGTGAACTTCATAAGGCTCCCAGGGCAGCAACTGGTTTTCCTGAGCAAAAGAAGGCAATGTGTGGGAACCAACTCTGGGGGTCTCCCTCAACTTGGCCTGACGGCACTGTTGTCAGGAAGGCCCCTGGACTGAGAAGATACAGCCCTTGCTCTCCTGGGACACGATGGAGTTATAAATATCCTTACAAGGTCTGGCTGGTGGTCCTCTGAGGCAGTGACCTTCACTGGCC from Odocoileus virginianus isolate 20LAN1187 ecotype Illinois unplaced genomic scaffold, Ovbor_1.2 Unplaced_Contig_23, whole genome shotgun sequence encodes the following:
- the FOXH1 gene encoding forkhead box protein H1 encodes the protein MGPCSNPRLGLPEGDSPSQPPKRRKKRYLRHDKPPYTYLAMIALVIQAAPSRRLKLAQIIRQVQAAFPFFRDDYEGWKDSIRHNLSSNRCFRKVPKDPAKPQAKGNFWAVDVSLIPAEALRLQNTALCRRWQSRGARGAFAKDLGPYVLHGRPYQPPSPQSPPCEDFSIKSLLGGSGEGTPRSSPSRSGSERSGEGELPAALPPSEKPLWPVCPRPRPIRAEGKTSQGENSRPSILSPEPRAWPLHLLQGTADPGVLSGGGHRASLWGQLPTSYLPIYTPNVVMPLAPLPPTSCPRCPPSTSTGYWGVAPETHGPTRLLWDLDALFQGVPPNKSIYDVWVSHPRDLATPTPGWLFSWYGL